The stretch of DNA CGGGCATTCTCAAAGCCGTCGACACGCTGCTGGCCAAGGAGGCCGATCCCGAAACCAAGCTGCGGCTGCATATGACGGCGGTGGTCAACACCTTCTTCCGCACGCCCTATATCCACCGCCTGCTGATGCGCCTGATCCGCCAGGAGCCGCCCGAGGTCGCGCAGCATCTGGCCGACACCTGCCTGCAGCCGATGCTGGATGCCTATGCACGGCTGATTGGCGAAGGGGTGCAGGCGGGGGTCTTCCGCCCGGTCGATCCGCAGTTCTTCTATTTCACGGTGATTGGCGCGGCGGACCGGTTTTTCTCGGCGCGGCTGGTGCTGCGCTATTGCTCGGGCCGCGATGTGCTGGACGAAAGCCTGCGCGACGGATACCGCGCCCATCTCAACGACTTCGTCGTGGCGGGCATTCTGGTGCCCCATGACGGACAGTGCGACAGATTGTCATAATCCGCCGCCAAGGATGGATTTTTGACACGCCGATAAGCGGAAGGAATGGATCGCATGAGCAGCGCGCAGTGGCACATCGGCGTGATGGGCGGATCGGGTCTGGCCGAGGGTCTGGGGCTTGAAGACGCTCAGGAAATCCGTGTGCAGAGCCCCTTTGGCGCCCCCTCCGGCCCGGTGGTGCAGGGACGCATCGGCGATGTGCGCTTCACCTTCCTAGCCCGCCACGGCGCTGGCCATGCCATTCCGCCCTCGGACATCAATTTCCGCGCCAACATCGATGTGATGAAGCGCTGCGGCGTCACCGATCTCATCTCGCTCTCGGCCATCGGTTCGCTGCGTGAGGAGATGGCGCCCGGCCATGTCGTCGCCGTGGACCAGTTGATCGACCGCACTCATGGCCGCGCGGGCAGCTTCTTCGGCACCGGCTTGGTCGCCCATGTCAGCCTTGCCGATCCGGTCTGCCCGCGCCTCTCGGGCCTGCTGGGCACCGCCGCGCGTGTTGCCGGTTCCACCGTGCATGACGCGGGCTGCTACGTTGCCATCGAGGGGCCGCAGTTCTCCACCCGCGCCGAAAGCCGCATGTACCGCGCCTGGGGTGCCGACGTGATCGGCATGACCGCCATGCCCGAAGCGCGCCTCGCCCGCGAGGCCGAGCTGCCCTATGCCATCCTCGGCATGGTCACCGACTATGACGCATGGCGCGACAGCGAAGCGGGCGTGGAAGCCGCCGAGGTCTTCGCGGTGATGAAAGCGAATGCCGAGCGCGCCCGCGCCACGGTGGGCCATCTGGCGAAAATCCTGCCAGAGATCCGCGAGGCCAGCCCGATCGATACGGCGCTGGAGTTCGCCTTCGCGACGGCGCCTTCCGCGCGCGATGCCGTGTTGGTGGCGAAGCTGGATGCTGTCGCCGGGCGGGTCTTGAAGAAGGGATGACAAGAAAGGGAAGATGCGAGGGGGTTACCCCCTCGCGCTCCCATGACGTCTTCCGGCGATAGGGTGGGGGTGCCGCATCGTGGTGCCTTGGCTCCCCACCTGTCTTTCATCCTCGTCATCGTTGGCTGGGCTGTTGCGGGCCTTGATGTGACGCTTTCGGCGCCTGCGCGGCCTTGAAACCATACGTGGCAGCCGCAGCGCCCTTATGCGAAAAGCGGAAGACGCCATCGCCACGGTGATCAGCGCCTCGGCGTAAGTCGATATCTCGAAGGTCGAGAACCAGACCGCAACATCCGGCGCGCTCATCGAGGCCAGCAGCAATCCATCGGCCTTCGCCAGCCAATAGAGCAAGCCAATCGCCAACAGCACCGCTCCGACGCAGATCCAGTGCCCTGCCGTGATGCGGGCAAGACTGACAGCAATGGGCTCGATCAGCCTTGCATGAAGCCATTGTCCCAAAGGCGTTTCGCGGGCGAAGAGCAGCGTGGCCAGACAGAACCACGCCATGAAGTCGATCAGCAGCATCGCCATCTCCGAAAGGAGGCTATCGCTCTGACCATACCGCAAAACCGGTCAACCATCGAAGCGCAAACTTCGCGCCAGCCCCCGTGCCGCAGGCAGTCAAATCCTGAAAGAGCTGTGTGGTGAATACAGCCTGCGGCGCGGCGACCTTGCCCTATGGCCGAACCCGAAGCGCAACGCAGACAGTCATGGGAGCGCGAGGGTGTAACACCCTCGCACCTATCCTTCCTTCAAACTTGAAGCCTTTAATGCGCCTGAGTCGACCCATTCGAAAACGCATCCGCGATCGAGCACGCCGCCGGGCCGAGAATCACCACGAACAGCACGGGCAGGATGAACAGGATCAGCGGCACGGTCATGATCGCGGGCAGGCGGGCGGCTTTTTCCTCGGCGCGCATCATGCGCTCGTTGCGGAATTCGGCGGAGAGCACGCGCAGCGCGGAGGCCAGCGGCGTACCATAGCGCTCGGTCTGGATCATGGTGGTGACCACGCCGCGCACGGCGTCCAGATTGACGCGATAGGCAAGGTTTTCAAACGCCTGTCGACGCTCGGACAGGAACGACAGCTCGATGGCGGTCAGCGCGAACTCATCGCCCAGTTCGGCATAGGCGCGGCCCAGTTCGCGCGCCACGCGGTTGAAGGCGGCGTCAACGGTCAGGCCTGCTTCGGCGCAGATCACCAGCAGGTCCAGCGCGTCTGGCAGGCCCTTGCGGATGGCGGCGGTGCGCTTGGAGATGATGTTGTCGAGATAGAGGTCGGGGCCCTTATAGCCCAGACCCAGCGCGGCGGCGAAGCCCATCAGCTTCTTGAAGGACGACCATTCGGGGAAATAATTGGCCCAGTAGATCACGATGGCGGCCAGCCCGCCCAGCACGATGGGGGCGACCAGCCGTCCGAAAATCACCGCAACGGCCATTTCCTTCTTGCGGATGCCGGCCTGCGCCAGCTTCTGCTGGGCGGCCTGGATCTGGCTGTCCTGCAGGCCGTTGATCCGGTTGAGGATGGTGCGGATGCGGTCGGTGGCTTCCGACCGGCGGACAAGCTGGGCGCGCTTCTTGGGGTTGATGGCGACGATGCCCGCCTTCAGCTCCTCGCGCCTTTCATTGAGCGCTTTCACGCGCTTGGCCATGGGGTCGCGGATGGTCAGCGCCATATAGATGACGCCGATCATCAGCCCGGCGGCCACCACGGCCAGCAGGGTGCCGACCCAGACCACGTCCACGCCGAAGAGCATGCCATTATGGATTTGATGGTCCATGTGCCCCTCAGATCTCGAAATTGACCATCTTGGCCATGATGAAGGCACCCAGGCCCATCCACACCAGCCCGCCAAGGCCGGTGATGATCAGGCGCTGGTCGGAGAAGAAGCCCGCCAGATAGCCGGGGTTCACCCAATAGACCAAGACGAAGACGATGAAGGGCAGCGAGCCCACGATATAGGCCGAGGCCTTGGATTCAGAGCTCATAGCCTTGATCTTCAGCTTCATCTGGGCGCGCTTGCGCAGCACGTCGGCCAGATTGGCGAGGGTCTCGGCAAGGTTGCCGCCGGTTTCCCGCTGGATCGCCAGCGTAATGCAGAAGAAGCTGAATTCGGGCATGTTGAGCCGGTCGGCGGTGACCTGCAGCGCGTCTTCCATGCTGCGGCCGATCTTGATGCGCTCGGTCACCAGCTTGAACTCCTGACCCACCGGGCCGGGCACTTCGCTCGACACGATGGTCAGCGTTTCGGTCACCGGCAGGCCCGAACGCAGGCCGCGCACCAGCAGTTCGATGGCATCGGGGAATTTGGAGACGAACTGGCCGAGGCGCTTGTTGATCAGGAAGCCCACGGCCATATGCGGCAGGCCCGCGCCCATGATGACGCCGACGGCCAGACCCAGCACCAGACTGCCGCTCTTGAGCCACAGCAGCAGCGTCACCACCGCCATGATGCCGCCGCAGGTGTAGAGATACTGCTGGATCGTCCATTCGCGCCCGGTGCGGTGCAGGCGCAGCGCCAGCGCCTCGCTGCGGCTGGCCGAGCCCGCGATGCGCGGCATGTTTGGCTTGCGCGCGGCGACGGCGCGGCGCATCTGCGCTTCCATGCGGGCGTTGGCGCTGTCGGAATGGCGCAGGCGCAGGGCCTGCAGGCGGCGCGTGCTTTCCTTGGCCGGATTGGGACCGCCCAGCGCCAGCATCGCGATCCCCCCAAGGAGGACCACGATCAGGCCGATCAGAACGATCTGCAGACTATCCATCGCGACGCATCACTTTCCTATGGCCCGGCGCATGGGCGTTGCCCCGCCGGAACCGCGATCAGGCCGGAGCCTTGCCCTTGGTCCCGTCCTTGGCCCCGTTGCCGGATTTATCCTTCTTGGGCAGGATCGACTTGAGGTCGAACTTGCCCAGCAGGGACTTCTTCTCGTCCTTGGCAGCAGGCGCCGTCTCGGTGACAAAGCCGATGGAGCGCACCGCCTGCGCCAGATCGCGCAGGGCGCCGCCCGCCTTGGTGGCGCGGTTGGCTTCGGAAAAGGTCTGGCCCAGCTTGGCCGCATGGGTGGCGGCCTTGAAATCATAGGGAATCTGGAAGTCGATCTTGCGCTCGATGCTGGCTTCGAAATCGGCCTTGCTGATCTCGATCGTGCCGGTCTGCACCTTGTTGGCCACCATCAGCACGTGGATATGCGGCGCATTGCCCTTCAGCCACGAGAGGATGCGGATCGAATCGCGCGCGCCCGCCAGAGTCAGCTCGGTGGCGATCACCGCGACATTGGTGTCGGCCAGCAGTTGCGGAAAGTTGATCAGCATGTTGCGCGGCAGATCGACCACCGTCATCTGGAAGGCGGCGCGGAACTCCTGCTCCAGCTGCATGAAGGCGCTGCCGTCGGTCAGCAGCGGCTGGTTGATCGGCGCCTCGGCCGAAAGGATGGCCAGATTGTCATTGGCGCGGATCATCGCGCGCTCGATGAACAGGCCGTCGATGCGGCTGGGGTTCTCGATGGCGTCGGTCAGACCCCGGCCCGGCTCGAGATCGAGGCTGAGCGCGCCGGTGCCGAAATGGATGTCCAGATCGAGCAGGGCGGTGGGATGCTGATGCTCGGTGGCGAACAGCCAGGCCAGCGAGGTCGCCAGAGTCGAGGCACCCACGCCGCCGCGCGTACCGATGATCGCGGTGGAGATATGGCGCGCCTCGCTGCCTTCCTCGTGACGCGGCTGCGAGAAGAAGGCATGGGCACCGGCCAGCGCGTCATGCAGCACATGGGGCTGCAGGGGCTTCAGAATATAGTCGTGAATGCCGCTGGCCAGCAGGTCGCGATACAGGCGCACATCGTTGAGCTGACCGGTGGCGAGCACCACCGTGCCGGGCTCGCAGACTTCGGCCAGCGCATTGATGTCTGAGAGCGGATCGCCGCTTTCCGACAGATCGACCATCAGAATGTGCGGGCTGGAGGCCACCGACAGCGCCTGCACCGCATTGCGCAGGCCGCCGCGCTGGCATTTTTCCGGCGCCCAGCCCATGTCGGCAACCAGCGGGCGCAGCACGTCCAGGCTGGCATCGTCGCACAGATAGGCGGCGAAGGGTTCGCGGGCCTGATGTTTCCAGGGGGCGTTCATCGATCAGTTCCCCTTGGAGCTGGTGGTGGGCAGCGTGCCGCCGCCGCCGCCGCTGGGCTTGACGTCGCGATAGGTCGAGATCGCCTTGTTGCTGGTGGCCACCGGGTTGCTGTCCGACCGGGCGCCATGCAGCAGATCGTCGGGGTTGGCGATCATGGCGGCCAGATTGCTGTTCACCGCGCAGCCGAAATTGGGATGCAGCGCGTTGAGCGAGTTGGTTTCCGAATTGGCCGACCAGTCCGGGCAATGCGGCACGGTGGCGCTGGCGCGGGTCAGCGCGATGCGCACCGTGCCCGGCTCCAGCGCGGCCTGAGCCAGCGGGGGTTGCTTCGAGACGATCAGGCCCTTGGCGGCGGCCAGATCGGCCACGGCGGCGCGGGTCTTTTCGCTGGCGGCCGGGTCGTCGATGGCGATCTGGTCGCCATAGCGCAGGCCCATGGCATCGAACCAGCCGGACAGGCGAGCCTTTTCAGCCGCCGAAATGCCATCGGGCCCACCGGCCAGATCCAGCGTGAAGGTGGCATGGGTGACGACCGGCTGGTGCTGCGGCGTCATCAGGCGGTTCTGGGCCACGCCGCCGCAACCGGCCAGCGCCAGCGTGGCGGCGGCCAGCGCCATGGAGGTAAGGGCCTTGCGCGGCGCTGCCTTGGCCGTGTTGGACGGGGTTGTGGCGATCGGGGCCTGAGGTGTGAAACGCATCATCGCCTCGCTCAATTCAGGGAGAAGCCGGGGGCCTGCGCATCGCCCTTGGGGCTGGCAGGTGCCGGTGGGGATGTGTCGGCCGGAGCAGACGCCTTGGCCTTCGCCAGGGCCTTGGCCTCGCGCTTGGACAGCGGAGCAGGCGCCGCGGCGGCGGGATCGCTCAGCCCGACGCGGGGCGGGGCGGCATTGTCACCCGACACCGGGCCGGGGCGCACCGCGCCCGACTTGCCGTCGGTCAGCATGTTGCCGACCACCTCCTGCATGGTCGAGGGGTTCTGCAACCCGTCAGTGGGCAGCTTGATGTCCGCGGCATTGACCGGGCGCACCAGATAGGGGGTGACCACGATCACCAGCTCGCTCTCGCCGCGCTGGAAGTTGGTGGATTTGAACAGCGAGCCCAGCAGCGGAATGTCCCCCGCGCCCGGCAGCTTGGAGATGGTGTGCTGGGCGTTGTTCGACAGCAGCCCGGCGATCATCATGCTCTGCCCCGACCCAAGCTCCACCGTGGTTTCGGCGCGGCGGATGGTGAGGGCAGGCACGCTGAAGCCGTTGAGCGAAACCGCCCCCTGCGAGGACAGCTCCGACACTTCCGGGCGCACGCGCAGCGAGATGCGGCCATCGGAGAGCACCGTGGGCGTATAGGCCAGCGAGACGCCGTAATTCTTGAACTCCACCGAGACGGTGCCAAGCCCGCTCGACATGGGGATGGGATATTCGCCGCCCGCCAGGAAGGTGCTGGTCTCGCCCGAGAGCGCGGTCAGGTTCGGTTCGGCCAGCGTGGTGACCAGACCGATCGATTCGCCCAGATCGAGCGAACCGAGCAGCGTCAGCCCCAGAAATTTCGTGCCCAGCGACAGGGCGGTCGAGCCGGTGAGATTGCTGGGGAAATTGTAGGTGGTGGGAGCGGGGACGAGCGTGTTGCCCTGCAGGACCACACCCTGCGGATTGGTGATCGTGCCCGGATTGTCGCCACGCGAAATGCCGAACTGCATGCCGTTGGTGCTGGTCGACTGGCCGGTCAGATTGCTGCCGATGGTGCGGCTCAGCGTGCGGCTGACCTCGGCGATGCGCACATGCAGGCTGACCTGCAGGGGCGTTGCCGTGCGCAGGCGGCTGATGACCGTGGTCTTGTCGCCGGTCTTGTCGCCCATATAGGCCTGCACCAGGCGGGTGGCCTCGGCGGCATCCTCGGGCGCGGCGACGGTGCCGGTCAGCAACAGGGTGGTGGCGCCCAGCGTGGAGACGGTGACATGCGCCTCGGGCATGGCAACGCGCAGCATCTGGTCGACGCTGTCGATGTTGTTGCCCACGCGGATGTTGGCGGACCACACCACGCGGCCCTCGGCATTGCTGGCATAGACGGTGGTCTCGCCGCTGCCCTTGCCATAGAGGTAGAGCTGGTGGTTCGACTTGACCTGAAGGTCGGCGATCTTGTCGTCGGCGATGAAGACGTCCTTCATCGTGCCGGGCAGATTGACGAGCTGGCCACGGCCCACCGACAGCACGATCTGGCCGGTCGGGCTGCTGATCGTGCCATTGGGCGCGGCGGTGTAATCGGGCGCGGGCGCGCGATAGTTGCTGCCGGCATGCACGGCGGGGCGCGCCGGATGATGGGCCTTGCGCGGCGCGGCCTGAGCCGGGGCAGCCATGCCGACCGACAGCGTCACCGCCAGAAGTCCGGGGGCGCCCGCCGAAAGGAGAAGGGAGAGGAAACGGTTCTTCATGGGATGATCCAGCCTTCTCAATTCACCGGGGCGGACGATGAGCCGCCGGTGCCGCCGAAGCTGGCCACGGGCTGGCTGGCGGTTCTCATGTTGCCGCCGCCGTCCGTCGGCCGCATGCCGCTCAGATCGACGTCCTTCGTATCGCTGCCGCGCATCACACGGACCTGGCCCGTCCGCGAAGGACCGACCGCCCCCACCGGCAGGTTGCGGCGCTGGAAGCGCGACACGTCACCGGCGGTGGCAAAGCTCGATCCGCGCTGGATGGCGCTGCCGTCCTCGAAGCGGCCGCCCACCAGCGTGGTGCGCGAGCCCGCCACGGGGCTGGCCAGATTGCCCTTGGCATTGGCCATGGCGCGGGCCTCGTCGGCCTTGGTTGCGCCATCGGTCAGCTTGACCGAACCATTGGCGATGGCGTGATCCAGATCGCTCTGATTGTCCGCCAGCGAGCGGAGCACCAGGCTGAGCGAACCGCCCTGCTGCGCCACCTCGATCTTTTCGGCGATCTTGGGGGTCACTTCCAGCGTGGCGGTGTGGAAGGTGTGAACGATGGTCTTGCCATTGTTGGTTTCCTGCTCGGTCGACTGGTCGGTGGCCAGCACGCGCAGGTTCTTCAGGATGGTTTCGGTGGCGTAGAGGTCACGGTTGTCGGTGACACCGCCCGGAGGGGTCTGGGTCTGGGTGACCTTGACCGAGGTCGTCAGCATCAGGTCGACATGGTCGCCCGGAAAGACGAAACCGGCCACGCCCGACTTTTCCGACACGGTGATCGTCACCGCGCGCATGCCCGGCCCCAGCGCGGCGGCAAGGAAGCCGCGGTCGCCCGGTGCCACCAGCGCGCCGGTGGTCAGGGGCTGGCCGGCGGTGATCGGGAAGCGCACCACGGTGCCCAGCAGCTTGTTCATGTCGGTCTTGCCGTCCACGAAATAGGCGCCGTTGACCATGTTGCGGGGCCATTCCTGGAAATTGACCGCATCATTGGTGATGATCGTGCCGGGCTGCAGCGAGCGCTGGGCCACCAGCACGCGGGGGCCCTTGGGCAGCACGATCACGGGCAGAGCGGCCTGGACCTGCGGGGCGGGGCTGCCGCCCAACATGCTGCGGGCGGCAAGGGCGGTGGCAACAGCCACCACCAGCAGCCCCAGCATGATCATGACCTTCTTCTTGTCCATGGCTCTGTCAGCCCCTCACACACAAATCACTGCGTAAACCGCGCTGATGCGCGAAAATGGTTAATATCGAGTCACTCGCCTGTTCATCCTGCCGCCCCGCCCGCGCTGAGCTGGGGCAGGTAGTCCGCGGCCAGGATCCACAGCCCGGCAATGGCGATGGCGATGCCGTAAGGGATGGCCAGCTTCTCGCGCTGGCGGCGGGCGATGTGCCAAAAGGCGAGAACCACGGTGAGAATCCCGCCCGCCAGCGCCATCACGATCAGCAGATGGGCAAACCACAGCGGCTTGATCCACAGCGCCAGCGCGGTCAGCAGCTTCACGTCGCCACCGCCCATCGCGCCCACGGCGAAAAGCCCGGTCAGCACGGCAAAGGCACCGACCGCGACTCCAAGCTGCCAGCCGATGTCCACCAGTCCGAGGCCCTGCGCCCACCAGAACAGCGGGGCGCACAGCGCAATGGCCAGATTGAGGCCATTGTCGATCTGTCGACGGCGCGTGTCGGTCACGGCCGCCACCAGCAGGGCGATTGCCAAGCCTCCAAGCAGACCGTAGGACAGCGAAACCCCCATGGAACCCCCTAGTAAAACGTGGGGAAGTTTTAGCTCGGAATCACTTACCAAACGGTAACCAACGAGAAGGTCAGAAATCAGGCACATGCCGGAGTATGAGCAAGTCGATCTGGCTCCTTCGGGGCGCCGTCTGCCAGCAGGATCGCATGAGGATGCGTGGCTCACACCCGATGGCTGGAGGCTGCGCCGGCTGACCGTTCCGCCCCTGCCGGGCACCCCCGCGCGGGGCCGGTTGCTGTTCCTGCCGGGGCGTGGCGACATCTTCGAAAAGCATCTGGAATTCTTCGAGGAATTGCAGCAGCGCGGCTGGCATGTCACCAGTTTCGACTGGCGCGGGCAGGGCGGTTCCGGGCGTCTGGGGCTCGACACCACCACCGGTCATATCGAGGACTTCTCGGTCTGGCTCGATGACCTTTCGGCCTTCTGGCAGGACTGGTTTCGCCCCGGTGAGGGCCCCCATGTGCTGGTGGGCCATTCGATGGGCGGTCATCTGGCCCTGCGCGCCGTGGCCGAGCGCAAGGTTAACCCCGATGCGGTGATTCTCTCCGCCCCGATGCTGGGATTCTTCGCCCCCGGCCTGCCCGTCTGGTTACAGCATCTTTACGCGCGCACCATGGCCGCTCTGGGCGATTCGCGGCGCCCGGCGTGGAAGGGCGGCGAGAAGCCCGGCTCCACCACCGCGCTGCGCATGCATCTGCTCACCCATGACGAGCGCCGCCACGACGACGAGATGTGGTGGCGCGACCGGCGCCCCGATCTGGGCACCGGCGCGGCAAGCTGGCGCTGGATGGAGCGCGCCGTGGCCTCGCGCCGCGCGCTCTTCGCGCCCGGTGTGCTGGAAGGCGTTCATGTGCCGGTGCTGCTGATCTCCACCAGCTCGGACCGGCTCGTCAGCCATGGCGCCGTGGTGGAGGCCGCAAGGCGCCTGCCCGATGCGACACTGATCGCACTGGGCAAGGAGGCCCGCCACGAGGTGCTGCGTGAGGTCGATGCGGTGCGCGCGCCGCTGATCGCCGCAATCCATGGCTTCCTCGATGAGCGGGCACCCAAAAGCGTTAATGCAAAGTCTTGACGCGCGGCGCCTGCGGGCCAAGGGAGCCCGCATGAGCTTCTCTTGCGATATCGCCATTGTCGGCGCTGGCATGGCCGGGGCCTCGCTGGCCGCCGCGCTGCTTGGCCATGGCGCGCGCGGGCGCATCCTGCTGATCGAGGGCGAGGCGCGGCCCGGCTATCACGCCACCGGCCGCTCCGCCGCCTTCTGGCACGAAACCTATGGCGGTCCCGGCGTGCAGCCCTTGAGCCAGGCTTCGGGCCCGGCACTGCATGCGCTGGGCGTGCTTCACCAAAGGCGTGGCCTGACACTGGCCCGCAAGGGGCAGGAGGCCGAGCTGGAGGCCTTCGTCGCCCGCTTCGCCGCGCTGGGCGTGCGCATCTCCATCGTCGATCGCGCGATCCTTACCCATTACGTCCCCGGCCTGAGCGCCGATTACGTGCTGGGCGCGCTGGAGGAGGATTGCTGCGACATCGACGTGGCCGCGCTCCACCAGCATTACCTTGCCGAGGCCCGGCAGGGCGGTGTGGAACTGCTGTGCGATGCCCGCGTCGCTGGCGTGGCGCGCGACGGCGATGGCTGGGCCCTGACCTTTGCCGATGGGCGCAGCATTCAGGCCGGGCTGATCGTCAACGCCGCCGGAGCATGGGCCGACGAGCTGGCCGCCATGGCCGGGGCTGCGCCGCTGGGCATCACGCCCTACCGACGCACGATGGTGCAGGCCCGCGTCGATCCGGCGCCCACCAACAACCTGCCGCTGGTGCTGGATCTGGACGAAAGCTTCTATTTCAAGCCCGAATCCGGCCGCCTCTGGCTGACGCCTCACGATGAAACCCCGACCCCGCCTTGCGACGCCGCCCCCGAGGAGATCGATGTTGCCGTGGCGGTGGACCGCCTGCAGCAGATCACCGACTGGCGCGTCGAGCGGATCGAGCACCGCTGGGCGGGGTTGCGCAGCTTCGCGCCCGATCGGCTGCCGGTCTATGGGTTCGATCCCGAGGTGCCGGGGTTCTTCTGGTGCGCGGGGCAGGGTGGGTTTGGCATCCAGACCGCACCGGAAGGCAGTGATCTGGCGGCGCGGTTGCTGTTGGGGCTGGAGCCGGGGGTGGTCTCACCTGAGGCTTACGGGCCGGGAAGATTTTAAGGACAATGCGAGGGGGTTACCCCCTCGCGCTCCCATGACGTCTCCCGACGCATGGGCAGCGGCGCCGCATCGTGGTGCACAGACTATCCACCTGCGCCACCTTGGGCGCCGC from Novosphingobium sp. encodes:
- a CDS encoding TetR family transcriptional regulator — encoded protein: MVAAPASAPPAAREQLLETASRIMRDEDTVDVSLSELAARSGLNSALVKYYFGNKAGLMKALLERDFAGILKAVDTLLAKEADPETKLRLHMTAVVNTFFRTPYIHRLLMRLIRQEPPEVAQHLADTCLQPMLDAYARLIGEGVQAGVFRPVDPQFFYFTVIGAADRFFSARLVLRYCSGRDVLDESLRDGYRAHLNDFVVAGILVPHDGQCDRLS
- the mtnP gene encoding S-methyl-5'-thioadenosine phosphorylase; this encodes MSSAQWHIGVMGGSGLAEGLGLEDAQEIRVQSPFGAPSGPVVQGRIGDVRFTFLARHGAGHAIPPSDINFRANIDVMKRCGVTDLISLSAIGSLREEMAPGHVVAVDQLIDRTHGRAGSFFGTGLVAHVSLADPVCPRLSGLLGTAARVAGSTVHDAGCYVAIEGPQFSTRAESRMYRAWGADVIGMTAMPEARLAREAELPYAILGMVTDYDAWRDSEAGVEAAEVFAVMKANAERARATVGHLAKILPEIREASPIDTALEFAFATAPSARDAVLVAKLDAVAGRVLKKG
- a CDS encoding type II secretion system F family protein, which gives rise to MDHQIHNGMLFGVDVVWVGTLLAVVAAGLMIGVIYMALTIRDPMAKRVKALNERREELKAGIVAINPKKRAQLVRRSEATDRIRTILNRINGLQDSQIQAAQQKLAQAGIRKKEMAVAVIFGRLVAPIVLGGLAAIVIYWANYFPEWSSFKKLMGFAAALGLGYKGPDLYLDNIISKRTAAIRKGLPDALDLLVICAEAGLTVDAAFNRVARELGRAYAELGDEFALTAIELSFLSERRQAFENLAYRVNLDAVRGVVTTMIQTERYGTPLASALRVLSAEFRNERMMRAEEKAARLPAIMTVPLILFILPVLFVVILGPAACSIADAFSNGSTQAH
- a CDS encoding type II secretion system F family protein — encoded protein: MDSLQIVLIGLIVVLLGGIAMLALGGPNPAKESTRRLQALRLRHSDSANARMEAQMRRAVAARKPNMPRIAGSASRSEALALRLHRTGREWTIQQYLYTCGGIMAVVTLLLWLKSGSLVLGLAVGVIMGAGLPHMAVGFLINKRLGQFVSKFPDAIELLVRGLRSGLPVTETLTIVSSEVPGPVGQEFKLVTERIKIGRSMEDALQVTADRLNMPEFSFFCITLAIQRETGGNLAETLANLADVLRKRAQMKLKIKAMSSESKASAYIVGSLPFIVFVLVYWVNPGYLAGFFSDQRLIITGLGGLVWMGLGAFIMAKMVNFEI
- a CDS encoding pilus assembly protein CpaE, whose product is MNAPWKHQAREPFAAYLCDDASLDVLRPLVADMGWAPEKCQRGGLRNAVQALSVASSPHILMVDLSESGDPLSDINALAEVCEPGTVVLATGQLNDVRLYRDLLASGIHDYILKPLQPHVLHDALAGAHAFFSQPRHEEGSEARHISTAIIGTRGGVGASTLATSLAWLFATEHQHPTALLDLDIHFGTGALSLDLEPGRGLTDAIENPSRIDGLFIERAMIRANDNLAILSAEAPINQPLLTDGSAFMQLEQEFRAAFQMTVVDLPRNMLINFPQLLADTNVAVIATELTLAGARDSIRILSWLKGNAPHIHVLMVANKVQTGTIEISKADFEASIERKIDFQIPYDFKAATHAAKLGQTFSEANRATKAGGALRDLAQAVRSIGFVTETAPAAKDEKKSLLGKFDLKSILPKKDKSGNGAKDGTKGKAPA
- a CDS encoding CpaD family pilus assembly lipoprotein, with translation MMRFTPQAPIATTPSNTAKAAPRKALTSMALAAATLALAGCGGVAQNRLMTPQHQPVVTHATFTLDLAGGPDGISAAEKARLSGWFDAMGLRYGDQIAIDDPAASEKTRAAVADLAAAKGLIVSKQPPLAQAALEPGTVRIALTRASATVPHCPDWSANSETNSLNALHPNFGCAVNSNLAAMIANPDDLLHGARSDSNPVATSNKAISTYRDVKPSGGGGGTLPTTSSKGN
- a CDS encoding type II and III secretion system protein family protein, whose product is MKNRFLSLLLSAGAPGLLAVTLSVGMAAPAQAAPRKAHHPARPAVHAGSNYRAPAPDYTAAPNGTISSPTGQIVLSVGRGQLVNLPGTMKDVFIADDKIADLQVKSNHQLYLYGKGSGETTVYASNAEGRVVWSANIRVGNNIDSVDQMLRVAMPEAHVTVSTLGATTLLLTGTVAAPEDAAEATRLVQAYMGDKTGDKTTVISRLRTATPLQVSLHVRIAEVSRTLSRTIGSNLTGQSTSTNGMQFGISRGDNPGTITNPQGVVLQGNTLVPAPTTYNFPSNLTGSTALSLGTKFLGLTLLGSLDLGESIGLVTTLAEPNLTALSGETSTFLAGGEYPIPMSSGLGTVSVEFKNYGVSLAYTPTVLSDGRISLRVRPEVSELSSQGAVSLNGFSVPALTIRRAETTVELGSGQSMMIAGLLSNNAQHTISKLPGAGDIPLLGSLFKSTNFQRGESELVIVVTPYLVRPVNAADIKLPTDGLQNPSTMQEVVGNMLTDGKSGAVRPGPVSGDNAAPPRVGLSDPAAAAPAPLSKREAKALAKAKASAPADTSPPAPASPKGDAQAPGFSLN
- the cpaB gene encoding Flp pilus assembly protein CpaB; amino-acid sequence: MDKKKVMIMLGLLVVAVATALAARSMLGGSPAPQVQAALPVIVLPKGPRVLVAQRSLQPGTIITNDAVNFQEWPRNMVNGAYFVDGKTDMNKLLGTVVRFPITAGQPLTTGALVAPGDRGFLAAALGPGMRAVTITVSEKSGVAGFVFPGDHVDLMLTTSVKVTQTQTPPGGVTDNRDLYATETILKNLRVLATDQSTEQETNNGKTIVHTFHTATLEVTPKIAEKIEVAQQGGSLSLVLRSLADNQSDLDHAIANGSVKLTDGATKADEARAMANAKGNLASPVAGSRTTLVGGRFEDGSAIQRGSSFATAGDVSRFQRRNLPVGAVGPSRTGQVRVMRGSDTKDVDLSGMRPTDGGGNMRTASQPVASFGGTGGSSSAPVN
- a CDS encoding prepilin peptidase, whose protein sequence is MGVSLSYGLLGGLAIALLVAAVTDTRRRQIDNGLNLAIALCAPLFWWAQGLGLVDIGWQLGVAVGAFAVLTGLFAVGAMGGGDVKLLTALALWIKPLWFAHLLIVMALAGGILTVVLAFWHIARRQREKLAIPYGIAIAIAGLWILAADYLPQLSAGGAAG
- a CDS encoding alpha/beta hydrolase, encoding MPEYEQVDLAPSGRRLPAGSHEDAWLTPDGWRLRRLTVPPLPGTPARGRLLFLPGRGDIFEKHLEFFEELQQRGWHVTSFDWRGQGGSGRLGLDTTTGHIEDFSVWLDDLSAFWQDWFRPGEGPHVLVGHSMGGHLALRAVAERKVNPDAVILSAPMLGFFAPGLPVWLQHLYARTMAALGDSRRPAWKGGEKPGSTTALRMHLLTHDERRHDDEMWWRDRRPDLGTGAASWRWMERAVASRRALFAPGVLEGVHVPVLLISTSSDRLVSHGAVVEAARRLPDATLIALGKEARHEVLREVDAVRAPLIAAIHGFLDERAPKSVNAKS